The Xenopus laevis strain J_2021 chromosome 5L, Xenopus_laevis_v10.1, whole genome shotgun sequence genome has a segment encoding these proteins:
- the LOC108717276 gene encoding uncharacterized WD repeat-containing protein alr3466, with product MSRRRLEEAILKSKVLGSCGESVDEGSEDEVVETYSDLFVRHHIPLAKDTHGIYSLRFSPNGKQLAAGFGNGAIQTINVESGRAELTLYSGQRSGQAVTALSYHPKSQNLLVAAGADGIISVYDIQSQLNVFSLTEQGNEINTMDFSMDGSLYGTAGKDRNIRLYDSHTNQVLDTVEALDSLNDDDVSLTRAHTRRIFALRFHPEEHHTFVTGGWDNSVKVWDKRITKEARSVIHGPHICGPGIDIKEGRIVTGSWVAQNALQLWDLRSSGLLQDIPFPASNLQGQFLYAVRFASDGLVVAGGSGSSSACAINFMTKEVLGEVCLRNKAVHSLDVSPGGHTVAVAGAGGNLHIAQFC from the exons ATGTCCCGTCGGCGTTTAGAGGAGGCCATCCTGAAGTCCAAGGTGTTGGGAAGCTGTGGGGAGAGTGTGGATGAGGGGTCAGAAGATGAGGTGGTGGAAACCTACTCGGATCTGTTCGTGAGACATCACATTCCTCTGGCCAAGGACACCCATGGAATTTATAGCCTGAGATTCTCCCCCAATGGAAAGCAACTGGCTGCAGGGTTTGGGAATGGAGCCATCCAG ACAATAAATGTGGAAAGTGGCCGTGCTGAGCTGACACTCTATTCCGGGCAGCGCTCCGGACAAGCAGTGACAGCTCTGAGTTATCATCCCAAGAGTCAGAACCTGCTGGTGGCGGCCGGAGCGGATGGAATAATTTCCGTGTATGATATTCAGTCTCAACTAAACGTCTTCTCACTCACTG AACAAGGAAATGAAATTAATACAATGGATTTCTCAATGGACGGGAGTTTATATGGCACAGCCGGGAAGGACAGAAACATCCGCTTGTACGACAGTCACACCAACCAG GTTCTAGACACAGTGGAAGCTCTGGACTCGCTGAATGATGATGACGTTTCTCTCACAAGAGCTCACACTCGTCGGATCTTCGCGCTGAGGTTTCACCCTGAGGAACATCACACGTTTGTGACGGGCGGGTGGGACAATTCTGTGAAG GTCTGGGACAAGCGCATAACGAAGGAAGCCAGGAGCGTAATCCACGGCCCCCATATCTGTGGCCCCGGAATTGATATCAAG GAGGGCAGGATAGTGACGGGCTCGTGGGTGGCACAAAACGCGTTGCAGCTCTGGGACCTCCGTTCCTCTGGACTCTTACAAGATATTCCCTTCCCGGCCTCCAATCTCCAGGGGCAGTTCCTTTATGCAGTCAGGTTTGCCAGTGACGGGCTAGTGGTGGCCGGGGGCAGTGGCTCCTCCAGCGCTTGTGCCATTAACTTCATGACTAAAGAg GTACTCGGGGAGGTTTGTCTGAGGAATAAAGCGGTGCATTCATTGGACGTGTCCCCCGGGGGCCACACTGTGGCTGTGGCTGGAGCCGGAGGAAATCTGCACATCGCTCAGTTCTGTTAA